TGCACCGGCCCGCGTGCCCTTGGGCGTGACCCGACCGCCCTGGACCCTGCGCTTGGCCGGACCGGACCGCGTCGGTGCGTCCTGTGGCTCGACGTTCTCGCTACTCGACATGCCCCGGAGGATAGGGCAACCGACGGCCTACCCGGGCGGGTCGGACCCGATTCCCAGACTGCGCCCACTACGTCGCTGGCTAGCGTGCTCCGGATGGGCGCCCGCGTACTGGTCATCGACAACTACGACTCGTTCGTCTACAACCTCGTCCAGTACCTGGGGGAGCTGGGCGCGGAACCGCTCGTCCACCGGCACGACGCCATCACGCTGGACGGGATCTCCGCACTCGAACCCGATGCCCTGCTCATCAGTCCCGGTCCCGGTAGACCTGAGGATGCAGGCGTCTCCACCGCGGCCGTCCTGTGGGCCGCCGGTCGCATTCCTGTGCTCGGGGTGTGCCTAGGCCACCAGGCCATCGGTGCCGCCTGGGGTGGAGACGTCGTCCGGGCACCGGAGGTGATGCACGGCAAGACCTCCTGGATCCACCACGAGGGTGCCGGCGTGTTCGCCGGCCTGCCAGCGCCCCTGGAGGCCACCCGCTATCACTCGCTCATCGTCGACCGCGACTCGGTACCCGACGAGCTCGAGGTCACGGCCACCAGCCATGACGGGCTGGTGATGGGTCTACGCCATCGTGAACTCGACGTCGAGGGCGTGCAGTTCCACCCGGAGTCGATCCTGACGACCGGCGGACACGACCTGTTGGCCAACTTCCTGGCCCGGATCGCCTGAACCGACCCGGGACCGTTCAGCCTGAGGAATCGGGTGGGCCGCCCTCGGCCTGCCCGATCACGATGGTCACGGTGATTCCGAAGTCCACCTCGACGTCGGGGATCGGGCTCTGGCTGATGACCCGTCCATCGTTGGGGCTGTAGGCGGGAAGCGGCTCGTAGCGGACGTTCACCTCGAGGTCCGCAGATTCCAGGGCCTGGACGGCGGCCGTCTCACGCATGCTCTCGACCGACGGCACCAGGACCAACGGCAACCCGGACGACACCACGATCTGGATAGTGCCTCCCGGCGCCAACTCGCTGTGGGCCGGAGGCTCGGTCCGGACCACCTGTCCGATCGGCACCGTTCGACTGCGCTCCTCGGTTGTACTGGCCTGCCAGCCCAACTTGGAGACGATGTTCATGGCGTCCAGCACCGGCCGGTTACTCAGGTCGGGAACCTCTTCGACGGCCGGCCCGGTCGACACGAACAGGATCACCCTCGCCCCAGGCGTGATCTCGAACCCCGGATCCGGTGACTGGTCGATCACCTCACCGTCCGGGACCACCGGGTGCTCCTGACCTACCGTCTCCACCGTGAGGCCCATCGCCTCGAGGTCCCTGGTGGCGTCGGTGGCCAGGTCGCCCAACACGTCGAGGAGGACCATCGGACCAGTCCCACGGCTCACCCACAGCCGGACCGTCTCCGCGGGCTCGATCTTGGTGCCAGCCTCCGGCTCCTGGCGGAAGACCGTGTTCTCCGGATAGTCCGAGTTCACCTCATAGTCCATCTGCACGCTGAGGTGGGCCTCCCGCAGGGTGTCGCGGGCCTGGTCCAACGGTCGCCCGATCAGGGTGGGCACCTCGACGAGCGTGATGCCGGCCGGAGCGGGATCGTCGCCGCTCACGCCAAGCGTGTCGAAGAACTCCAGTACCAGGTAGCCGAATGCCACGAGCAGCCCGGCCAGCACCACCGTGAACAGAGCGGTCCGGCGGAGGCCGTCGTCACGCCGGTGACGCGCGCCGTGCCCGAAGTCCGGCGCGGGGGCGGGTGCCGGAGCGGCGGGGCTGGCCTGCGGTAGGGGGCCCGGC
The sequence above is drawn from the Acidimicrobiales bacterium genome and encodes:
- a CDS encoding aminodeoxychorismate/anthranilate synthase component II; its protein translation is MGARVLVIDNYDSFVYNLVQYLGELGAEPLVHRHDAITLDGISALEPDALLISPGPGRPEDAGVSTAAVLWAAGRIPVLGVCLGHQAIGAAWGGDVVRAPEVMHGKTSWIHHEGAGVFAGLPAPLEATRYHSLIVDRDSVPDELEVTATSHDGLVMGLRHRELDVEGVQFHPESILTTGGHDLLANFLARIA
- the pknB gene encoding Stk1 family PASTA domain-containing Ser/Thr kinase, producing MSTPGPTVFNERYELHRQIARGGMADVYLARDLLLDRPVAVKVLFDEFSGDPSFVERFRREAQAAANLNHPNIVSVYDWGEEQGTYFIVMEYVEGRSLAEMLRTEGSIHPDRAADIGADIAAALAFAHRNGLVHRDVKPGNVLVAPNGQVKVADFGIATALVGTRNDLTQSGSVMGTATYFSPEQAQGRPVDPRSDLYSLGIVLYEMLLGRPPFTGETPVAIAYRHVQDSPLSLRAAGAAVAESLEAITLKLLAKNPVNRYPTAEDLRGDLRRYREGAHDLRVAAPGPLPQASPAAPAPAPAPDFGHGARHRRDDGLRRTALFTVVLAGLLVAFGYLVLEFFDTLGVSGDDPAPAGITLVEVPTLIGRPLDQARDTLREAHLSVQMDYEVNSDYPENTVFRQEPEAGTKIEPAETVRLWVSRGTGPMVLLDVLGDLATDATRDLEAMGLTVETVGQEHPVVPDGEVIDQSPDPGFEITPGARVILFVSTGPAVEEVPDLSNRPVLDAMNIVSKLGWQASTTEERSRTVPIGQVVRTEPPAHSELAPGGTIQIVVSSGLPLVLVPSVESMRETAAVQALESADLEVNVRYEPLPAYSPNDGRVISQSPIPDVEVDFGITVTIVIGQAEGGPPDSSG